GTCAACATTACTcttttatcaaaatcaaattatttttggttaaaaacctcaaaatatattatagagccaaaatattatctttttttttctgccaGCAATAATTTGCATCATATTTATAGAGAttttacacaaaaaaaaaaatatagtttatACGTATATTTATTAGAGTTTACATACATAAATCAATATggtttatatatatgtttttcaGAATTTACACacatgaattaataaaatttatatgttAAAGACAATTTAATATTTGTACTTATTAAATGATGACTAAAAGTACTAAAAATGGTTGGtatccaaaatttttttcaaagataataatttaaagctaattaaaaaaatatatataagtgAAAGTAATATTTTGAAGCTTATTATTATAaccaaaaaattaatattttttatccgATAATGTNNNNNNNNNNNNNNNNNNNNNNNNNNNNNNNNNNNNNNNNNNNNNNNNNNNNNNNNNNNNNNNNNNNNNNttaaaagtattttttttatttcttttttttttttatacatttcAAACACAATACTTATATTAAAATTACTTTTCAACTAAAGTATTATTAAAACATAAATTAGTACTTATAATCGATTACTTTAAAAAGAATTGTACAAATgaaaattcttaaaataaattaaacttttcAGCATACCATCCCAAAAGTACCCTAATCTTTAGCTTACTTGTAAGACAGTGTCATTGATGAGCATCCCTCCTGAAGAAATGTTTTCCACAAAACTTTTCTTCAGGTCTTCATTGTTTGTGAAGAGATATGCAGCAAGAGGTTTTGGTTTTGATTTTATTATATCAAACCCATCTTCTATCTTATCAACCTGCAAATTAAAAAACAACAATAGTCagcttcaaattttttttattgtctaCGGTATTTTATCACCCGACAGGTCAAAAACTAATTCATCACACATCTTAGTTCTATTTAAATGTCTACTGTACAAGACCCTATTCCGGTCTGGTCCGGTATGGAATGAACTTAGAATCATGGAATCGACTCGATCATCAGATTCTAGATTCTAAGTTCATAACCCTAGCCCATTCCCATTTTGGGCGGAACAGATCTACTAATTCTTTGATTCCAGTTAGTAAGATAAGAGGGGTCGGATCTTGAACTAAGAAATAGATTCTAGAAGCTAAAAAAGGGTATCCTGAGCAATTTCAATAATCGGGTTCATTGATATTCCTGGTATAGTAGATGctatcacacatacaatcatacTCAATTCGATGGAATTGTTTGATCTTAAAGAGGACCCTCTATAATTTCGCACGTTAGACGATATTTAAACTCCTATATACTTATTTAAACTGATGAATAAATTCATTACTCGGCCAACTCAAGTCAGTTATAATCGGCATCAAATTAATGtactattattattactattcctTTCTTTTGTGTTCTACAACTAATTAACTCACAGTGATAATTGGCATTATTGGCCCAAATATTTCCTCTTGCATCACCAATGAATCATCTGGTGCATCCAATATGATTGTTGGAGCAATCTTTCTACAATAAaatcaaattatattaattaaaatacaaAGATCCTGAGACAATAGAatcaacagaaaaaaaaatagaaataatgcTACTCACAATTGATCCTCGTCCTTCTGACCTTCTAAAACAATTTTATCAGATATCTTGTCATCATTCAAAAGCTTTAAGAGTCGCGAAAAGTGCGACGAAGACACGATTCGCGACATGTCTTTGGATTTCATTGGATCTTTTCCGAAAAATTGCTCCAATTCCTCCTTGAGAGCATTTATCTGTGGAGTGATTAGtgataaatgagaatttattgaaTATATTTAAGAGAGTAGAGTTATTGAATTGTGTTTATGAAATGATACAAGTGTTGGAGCAAAATGTTTAAGAGTGATGATATAATCAACAGAAATGCATGCTTGTCCATTGTTGCATGCCCACTTTCCAGCTATTAATCTTCTAGCAGCAACCTGAATCATTTGTATAAGTGTCATTCACATGTCTAAGCCAGAAATGCAATTGAattcttcaaattcaaatcatATGTTACTTGCAAGTTGAGATTAGAATCAACAAGAGCAGGGCACTTTCCACCAAGTTCCAGAATCACTGGGGTAAGGTGCTTTGTAGCAGCAGCCATCACAATTCGTCCTACTCTAGCATTACCTGCATCCATAAACTATGTCTTAGACAAATAAATctctaataaattttattataagataATTACATCTCAAAAAATATCATCATAAGTCAAATTAATTCTCTTCACAAGACCATTTTATCTATCTGCACTAATTTattaggtagtgtttgttttgaggtactgagacaaagACGGAGAGACTGAGActtagtatcatgtttgttggtttagagattggtactaaaatttctgcatctgtccctaaaatttcagtattttagtacctccaaaaagtagggacacaggggactaaaatttttagagatggagaaaactttaataacattttatatctaaaatatcctcatttcaattaattaattctaattttaccctttgtacaaattaaattagagtttcattcttgtttcaatttctgtctcccactttgcatcaatactaagatttatttcaatctctgtctcttagtctctgtctctcagtctcagtctttccgtctctgtctctccaccaaacactaCCTTAAGGAACAAAGGTTGCGTTTAATTTTAAGAATAGAACAAGACAAAACACTGAAAATCGAACATAAAAGATAAAgacataaaaattaatattttgtattttgtttggtaatGAATTGAATATAAGatagaacaaataataaaaattttaatttatctttatttttttcttcatacaaaatttagaataaaaaataaaataataaaaaatataattataaaaatttgataataataataaaaaaataaataatatattttgtcGGTATCTTTTTGTCCtcctataaaaaaaaatatattaattcagtATTTCATAACACAATATTTCTGTCTATGTCTCACATGACAaacacatttttatatttttgtatttatgtcTTGTGTTTTGTCTTTATAAATAAAAGCAGGCAAAGTGTGACGTTGATTGAATGTATTATTAGAAAAACAAGAGTAAGAAACAAATTGAAGTACCTGTGTAGAGTATCTTATCCCATTTCTGCTCCAATAGTGCGGTTGTTTGAGGAGCACCTCCTTCAATAACTCTGACAGCAGAGTTGTCCAAATATTTTGTCAGCATATCTGCCAGCAGTGCTGATGATGCCGGAGCAACTTCTGATGGCTTCAGAACCACTGCATTCCCGGCCGCGATTGCGCCGATCACCGGCTCCAGCGATAACACTACTCAATCACATCCAGAAAATTAAAGCTCTTCATATAATAACAATCTCAGTTAATAAGATATGTGAACATACTGAAAGGGAAGTTCCATGTTGAGATGATGAGCACAACTCCAAGTGGTTCTGATACAATCTCTGCTGATGATGGATATGTTGTAATCGCAGTTTTCACCTGAATTTGTTGATaacaaacaaatttttagaaaatactcTCTTTACGTTTATAGTCcgcttcacgtgaagttgatagctgagagccgttagatgaaaatttagtcaaatcagtcaaagcatctaacggctctcagctatcaacttcatgtgaagtcgactaCACCTAAGTTTTCaccttataaaaaataatatatacacataaaaattagttattaaatcaACTATcatgtatttttttaataaaatatacgtgttatttaacatatattttatactgtgCCTAATTTGTAGTATACATATAGTATGATTATATGATTATGTAGACCAAAATTTGgttgctgattttttttttaagtaaaatagttgtatatttaaaaaatattaaagattaTTTAAAAAAGGATTGAgtgattatgaatgatgcaatgcAAATATTTCTGTTTTGCTTTTGGTAATTAATTAGCTACCTTTGTAGGCTTCATCCACTGATGCAATGCTTTAATTGCTTCACTGCATGAAGATTTTGTCTGAGAAACCTGCATTGAAGAAGCACAAGGGTAAAATCTGTGGCCACAATCATGGAATGGACAATCAAAAACTTTAAAATGTCACCATCATTAATGTCAAATTTATAAAAGAAAAGCTTCTGAAAAGAAAACCCCTCGTCAAGGTTAAAGTTCAAAAATTTAAACTCCAATCAAGATTCAAGTGGAATATGATATACTAAAataacatatttatatataaaatatatattttattattttacacggATTAATtgctaaaaataatccaatacaatgtaattttattttttcgatttttaaCCAATTTATTTATAACTGATTTTATTCTAGTaactaatatttaattaattcatTTAAATTAGTCGGNNNNNNNNNNNNNNNNNNNNNNNNNNNNNNNNNNNNNNNNNNNNNNNNNNNNNNNNNNNNNNNNNNNNNNNNNNNNNNNNNNNNNNNNNNNNNNNNNNNNNNNNNNNNNNNNNNNNNNNNNNNNNNNNNNNNNNNNNNNNNNNNNNNNNNNNNNNNNNNNNNNNNNNNNNNNNNNNNNNNNNNNNNNNNNNNNNNNNNNNNNNNNNNNNNNNNNNNNNNNNNNNNNNNNNNNNNNNNNNNNNNNNNNNNNNNNNNNNNNNNNNNNNNNNNNNNATATATATAAAAGCAAAGTAATTCAAATTTGGGTATGAATTTGTaataagaaaagagagaaaataaaaggaaaaaaaggagaGGAAATTGGAGACCTCAGCTATGTATGCTTCAAGTTGAGGTTTAGAAAGGTCCTTATCTACTGCTTCAATGATGTCCTTCTCATTTTCTTCAATCATCTTAGCCATGGCTTCCAACTGCGAAATCCTCCATTTGTAGCTTCTTGTCTTCCCTGAGTCAAAGCTCTTTCTCAGCTCTTTAACCACCAAAGAAGCCTTGTCTTCATTAAACACAcccttctcttttgcttcttccaTTACTGGTGGCAGAGTTTGAAGCTTAAACAAGAGAGGAAGAAAGTGGAGTTGGATTTTGCAAAGTTAGAAAAGGGTGAGTTATATTATGATTAAGAGTACTAGACGTGCTTCAATCACAGCCAGTTAATTACGTGTGTGAAACATATGAAGATAAATAAATATCATTATCATCATGCACTTGACATGACACAAATTTGTTTGCGTGTAATCTATACCACTCCTCCAAGAAAAAATGCCACAATGCATTCAAGACATTGTTCTGTTCTGTTCTGTTTCTGTACGCTGATGTATGGGTTTTCACTTTTTAAATGTACTTGTAATTTTGGTATTTCACTATTTTTAACAATTGCTTTTAACGAAAATGAAATAATATGtaagtttataaaaatatataaataattaaatggtAAAAATTCATATGCAATTTTTTTGATACAAGAAAGGAGCGAAATTAATGGttaaaaattgataaattataatttagttaATATTAGTGTATAGAGTATAGACTATAGAATATAGAGCATAGTAACTAGAATTtcgatttaactcttaaaatctttCGATATTACGATTTTAAATAAGTTTATCGATTTTACGAAATTTATACTAAATCTGATGATTTTACAATTTAAATCTTATTAAGATTTTacgttttatattttttatttattttttcaatttcacATAAAATCTCGATTTTTTACCTTTCTCTAGACTATAGAGTGTAGGAGATGGAAGAAGGGTTATTGAAAGTTAGGTCACTTACTTTACCAAAGTCAAAAACAGAAGCTGTGATTTTGATTGAATcgacaaagaaaaaagaaagatgcTTCCACTAAAGCTGGTTCGTTCTCTCGTCTTTGGTGAAACCATCAATCACCATCCACATCTCATGCATTCCCACGCTCATTCCGaacaagaaaatgaagaagaagaagatgggagAAGGAGAAACAGAAGACGAAGAAtaagagcaagaagaagaagatcaaAAACCGCGGCTCTTTTGTTCCTTCCAACAAGAGAGATCGTAACCGACACATACAGACTCGCCGCCATTGCAAGAACCTTGGGAATGGACTTGTTCCCAACGCCATCTCTCTCTCACATCATCTTCTCCAACTCAACGCCATTCTCATCTTCTTTGTCGCCGCATTCAACTCCTTCTTCTTCGTTACCTTCTACTGCCACcactgccaccaccaccaccacctgcTCGTTTTCTTGTTCTTCGTCTTCCTGGCCGCTCCAAGATGACGCCGTTCCGATCCCTTTCCCTTCCCTGACTCCGGCCCCATTGACCCACCTTCGTTACTTCGTCAACCTCGCCGCACCCTTCTTCAAGTTGGTATTTTTCGACGGCGGCGCAATTGCCGGAGATGGTGGCGGTGGAGGAGGAGGACGAAATTGGGATTGTTGCTCATTGTCGATGTATTCTAGGGTTACCGGAGAGAGGGTCGATGATATGGAGGGGTTTTGCAGGATTCTTGCTGGGAAAGGTTGGACCTTTTTCAGGACACAGAAACGGCCACCGAATGCGGCAGCGGATCGGGGTTTTTCCGGTGGTGGGGGTGGTAGTTGTGAGGTTTACCTGTTTAGGAAGGTTGATATGAACCGGGTTCGGGTGGGTcgggttggtggtggtggtggaggagcagATGGAGCTTGTAGGGTTAGGGAGCTGAGGTTGCCacatttggattttgggaatgcTCCTTTGAGGATCTTGCAGTATATTTTGCTCATGACTGATGATATCTTCTGCCTTGCATGAATTTGGAAAATTGGTAATTGTTTGATAAAATTTCAGTTTGGAAAATATGCTTTACATTGTAGCAATTGTGTGGGATTATTATATTTGGATTTCATAGATTTTAGTGGCTTTGCTTCTAGGGTTCATATTTAGGAATTAATTTGATGCTAGGGTTTAAGAATGGCTAGTTCACCTTGGTATTAGGTTAGCTAGTTAGATTGGAGAAGGAGACTCTATATATCAATTGATTAATTGAACATTGTTAGATTAGGAGTTTGAGATCCTTAGATGAAATTGGTCCTACTAATGTTCTTTAGTTTGAAGTTGACTTGTCTCCGTGTTATCTCAAGGTCACAGGTTCAAGCCGTGGAAACAACTGTGGTCCTTCCTTGACCCTTCGTTAAATAATTTTGTTATTATAGTATAAAATGAAATCAATTAAGACTATGTGCATTAATTTAGATTGAATGCAATGTGCTAATTGTTTTTGGACTTGGGGGTGTTACACTGTGATTAGATGTTGATTGCAAGAGATGGTGAAGAAATGTGGCATCTGGTTTGGTGGTCTAATATGTTGAAAGGGAAGCTAAGAAAGTAATTGGATGTTGAAGATTCCGGGTGAGTTTTTGGATCCTTGGCCTGGTTGGTGGTGGCGGCGGAAAAAGTCATTCCGCCTGTTTTGTGATCGATTCTGAACAGCGTTGAGCAGAGATGGTTGCCACTTGCCATGCAGCTCAAATTCTATCCTTGAGAATGCTTCTTATTCTGCCATGCCATTATGACTGCCAAACAAGGCATGTTGATTTGTTGCTGCCCTTGGAATACAAACTGTTCACAAGTTTAATTCTGAAGGCTGGGAAAAAAAAGGAGTGAACCCCAGCAAGTGCAACACTAGACAGCAGCAGAATGTAGGACCTATGTTATAATTGAGTTCATACTGGTGGAAGCCATTGTTATAGTGGTGAATTTGATTGAATGGGTAATTGTCAATAAATAAGGAACTATTTTGTACCTAAAATGTTCCCTCATTATGTCTGCTCTTTGGTAAATAGTTAAATATTGTTCTTGATCTGCCCCATTTGTATTAGTTATTTGTTTGTTACAATTAATGTTAGTTAGTTACTCACTTGATAGTTGATACTGTTCTTTATGAAGAATTGAAGATGTATTTCtcattttctcttctttctctcaccTCTCCTTATTCTCTTATCACTATGGTTATCAGGTTCTTGGTGAACTCAGTGTATGTTCTTTCTCTCCAAACATAATCACAAAATTTGGACTAATACGTTTACTATTTGGATCAAAGTTTACCATTTCATCAACCGATCAAAATGTcaaatttgtgtgtttttcttgtagttttTAAGGATGGATCCATCACATTAGTGGTTATTATTACTAGTGGATAAGTGGATTTATATGTTCTGTGCCTATCAAtccaatgttttttttttaattatttttttattggtgTGATTTAGTGACTCATCATTTCCTATTAACCAAAAAACTgtgtttaaattaatttttttattggtaAAGTTCTTGACTTTGACAAGAGAAAGTTTTAAGTACTCAATGttttacaaaaatatttaaaataaataacttcAAAAAAATATCAgtatgaaaacaaaacactttagAAGAGAAACGAAAAACAAAGATAATATTGTCTTTTATTTATGTAGTTAAATATCTTTAACATTGCCACACCAAAAAAACTTATTTAGTGAAGTGGTTGCAATTTTTCTCactcttttaaataattttttgtgCTATTTTTACTCCACTGAATCTGTCCTGTTCCCATAAATTTCTCTActtgtttcttttaaaatttaaactctGGCTTGCATCTCTAATTGCTTTGCTCCAATTGGCTAAATTAATGTTTGCTAATAACTTGTTTTCTGTTAGGATGATAAAAGAATTAAGATGTGTTTGGGTAgttcaaaattttaaatatcattctcttttcttattgttatttttgttttctatgtaaGTATTTTGTTTGTAGCAACACTAcaaattttctgttatttacactacttaataaaaaataataatatgctTTATTTTCTTATATAAATTGCTtaaaataagtcattattacttaaATATTCGTATATCTttattatatatttgttattCTTTGGAaaaacttgaatttttttaaaagtgtAGAATNNNNNNNNNNNNNNNNNNNNNNNNNTAATTTTTTATAGTTATAAACTccaaatttaataatatatagtGTTATTTAAAATATATAGCAAATAATGCAAATCCTAAATCTCAAACactaaatatttataattttaatttactcATTATGTTTATAAATCCATTATGATAATTTTTATATAAAGAGTATCgaattgtctacctatactttttcttaataagctccattaaaaaaaaaagtgtgcaTATGTGTATGATTTTTTGCAACTATTTTTCCATATTTATTGCTTAGATTCTTTGAAATCCATACATGCATTGTTACCCTCTTTACATTAGATACTAACTAAATAGTAAACACAATACAAATATTTGtttctcaaataatcaaaacAATTGCCTCGCAGAAATCTCTctcttatttgtttttgttttgcatTTGATTCTATTTGATCTTAACTTAGTATTATTTAAATTAAGCTTCTCTAATTCTCATATGTTACTAATTGGTTTTATTTGCTATGGCCAAAGGAGCACCAAAGTTGCAACAATCTTCACAATTAGTGAGTTTATGCAAAGAGAGGAAGGAGTTTATCAAAAAAGCTAAGAATTTCAGGTATGATTTTGCCACATCCTTTGTTGAGTATTTAGAGTCCCTTTTGAAAATTGGTGATGCACTTAACCGTTATGTTGATCAAGAATTAGTGATTTGTGCTGATTGTTCCAACATATCTTTATCCGAAATTAATCAatctgaagaggaagaagaagaagaagaagaaaagaaatgctTATTGGAATCTACCTCATGTAAATTTGAATATGATGATGGAGATTGCTGCACTTATGATCATGATTTTGATTCATATGTGACTTCCAATGTTTCATCTTGTAGTAGTACTCATCATCATGATCATAATCATCATAATAGTGAAGATCATAGTCAAAGGTTGGATTTTGCAAATAAAATAGAGACCCCAAAGTGTGGAAATTGGTTCAATGATGAACCTTTGGAACAACCAATGTGTTTTGTTTACCATAATGATAGATTTATGCATGATGGTACAAATGCATCTACAATGTTTGTAGAAGATCCTCAGAAAAATGGAACTGAAGGAAACAACTCTACATGGGATTTCTTGGATCCATTTGGCATGGAATAtgatttcaatgcatatgatcaAGATATCAATGAGAGTGTAGTGAGGGAGAGGGAAGGAATTCCAGAATTAGAAGAGGAAAGTGAAGCTTATGAACAAAGCTCAGCAATGTCAGTAGTGTTTGATGAGAAGGAAACTGAAAATGAGGCTAAGATTGGAGAAGATGCACAATCTGAAGCAGAAAAAACAACAGAACAATGCAGTGAGTGTCCTGCTACTGCTACACCAGTTTCTATTTCCAAGATAGATCTTAAGGAAGCAATGCTAGAAGTAAATAATGAATTCAAAAATCTATTTGATTCTGGTGAAGAATTCAAATCACTTATGGAAGTTGGCAAGCTACCATATAAACCTAAAAGCTCCAAATTAAGGGGTAAGATCTCTTGCATCAATTGTGTTTATTATGATTGAATTTTATGTGTTTTAGTCTTTTTAGTATttggttccttgttttgttttttttttttcctatcaCTTTGTTGCTAAATGTCCCTAAAatattatatgttagatatttaCTTGTTACATGTTATCACATATGGAATGAGCAAGAACTTATCTTGATTTTCATTATTGCCTTGCAGCCTTTGCTTCTTGTGTCCTGCGGCCGATATTCCCTTCAGTAAAGACGAGTTTAATCCTTTCGTATATGCTATACAAACCTTCTAGAGCAAAGGCTTTGTCCATGAAAAACAATGTTCATACATCATTTAGTGACCTTTCATCCACCTTGGAGGAACTTTATGTTTGGGAAAAGAAACTCTCTGGTGCAATCATGGTAAGACATTGCTTGTTTTCATAACAGGATATATACATTCAAGAACTTGATATTTTCCTTGATATTATTGATGACAGGTTGTAGAAAAGCTTCGAATTCAATACGAAAGGCAGTACAAGAAGCTAAAAGATCTGGATGGTAGAGGTTCTGAGTTTGATAAGATTGATGATACTCTTTCTTCTGTCAAGCTTTTGAACTCAGAAATTGATGTAGCTATTTCATCAATTGATCTAATATCAAGAAACATAGATGGATTAAGAGATAATAAGCTGCTTCCTGAATTGAAGAAATTGATTGAAGGGTATGctaattttctctctttcttttattgcttataGTTATCAACATCTTTGGGATACCATAGCTTTGCTTAGtactttctattttttcttcaCTACATTGTTCTGTTTCTCAAACCTTTAGAGACTAAATTATNNNNNNNNNNNNNNNNNNNNNNNNNNNNNNNNNNNNNNNNNNNNNNNNNNNNNNNNNNNNNNNNNNNNNNNNNNNNNNNNNNNNNNNNNNNNNNNNNNNNNNNNNNNNNNNNNNNNNNNNNNNNNNNNNNNNNNNNNGGCTAATTAGATTGTGGAAGATAATGAGTGATTGTCACCATAAACAATTTCAAGCTATCTCCATGGCTAAAAGTCATGTGCATATATTAGATTCTGGAGGGAAGAAAAAGCCAAGTTCAAAAGCTACACTAAGACTAGAAAGAATTGCATTAAATTGGAGTATGTGCTTTAGTAACTTCATCAACACACAGAAAACCTTAGTGAAAAACTTGAATGATTGGCTCAGGAAGCACATAATCCAAGAAGAAATAGAAAATTCTGAAAATGGGGTTGATCCAATTTTCAACCTTTGTAATGATTGGTGCCATGAAATTCACAAGATCTCAGAAACTATAGTCTCAGAAGCCATTAGTACCTTTGCATCAAACTTGCACCAGTTATATGAGAAGCAGAATGAGGAACAGTTACTCAAAGTTAAAGTGCAACACTTTCTAAGGGATTATAAGCACATGCTTAAGTACTACTGTGACAAGAATGGAATCAAGTCAAAGCAGTGTTCAtgtttttacaaaatgaaaagcTCAGAAGATTTCATGGAAGTTCCATTGCTTAGAGAATCTGATGAGAAATTAGCAGCTTCAAGGGTAAGATTGGTTGAAGAGAAAAAGAGACATCAAGAAGCTATTAAACATGTCAATGACCTTGCTTCAAGTTGCTTTCAACCGGGTCTATTTACAATTTTTGAGGCTTTGGAGACATTTTGTTTGGAAAATCTGAAAATTTATGAGCAGCTTAAACTTCGAAACTAAacaatagttaattttttttttttcaaaatcttaattctagcatttctttagcttttattttattttattgtttggtCATTGGTTAGAAATTGTAGGTCAATTAAGaacctctttttttttcataGTTTGACCCTATTCTTTGTAAAGACTTAAAAGATACCATTGCTTCTTCTTGTTATGCTCTCAATGTGACGCCTTCTTACTATGATATTTGCATGTAAGTCTAGATTTCATTCGGTGGATTGTTAAAATAGTGAATAGTGATTAACAATATTAAAAATGTGGAGTTAGTGTAGTTGAAACATTATATGGAAATTTGaggaaattatttatttattttttactagtgttttcatttaaattttattttaaaattNNNNNNNNNNNNNNNNNNNNNNNNNNNNNNNNNNNNNNNNNNNNNNNNNNNNNNNNNNNNNNNNNNNNNNNNNatgaatttatgaaaaaaaaaaaaaacccgtaAAATGGAGTGCCCACATGAGTCGCCCAAAGTCAACTTGCGTTTTTAGAACGAAAGATGATTTCTTAAATAAAAACAACAAATTCATAAGTTTAAAatattgaacaaaaaaaaaaaacagtagtATTTTCAATTGATGCAATAATCTACACTACTACATCCACATTATACAGCATGGATACAAAATATAAGGTTGGTCAGTTGGTGGAAACCTTATAAGTCTAACTTTGATCTTGCCTAAAAGCTCGTAAATGCAAAAAAATTCTACATATACAACTTATACGTGTAACATACATGTGCCTCCTTGATAAATCATTTCCCTTTTTTATTTCCCTCGCAGGGGCTCCAACAGAATGATTTAGTGTTCTAGCATCCAGATTCTTGTGCTCGCTGTTGCAGCAAACTTCCACAAGCATGAAAGCAAATCATCTGAAGTTTGGGTTCATAAATTGTCCTGATTGAGCTCAAGTTTGAAGTTCCTCTGGTATTGACAACCCTCTGAATCTATTTCACTTGATCTCTACCAGCACAGGCTAACCACAAGAAGCAGGAGATCGGCTTATTGCGAATATAGGAGTCTTCTTGGCTATGCCAACAGGTCCAAGGATGCTGTAAGGAAACCATAGCGAGTGGAATCACAATTTGATGTTAGGCATGTTACAGAAAAGGAAGGTAAAAAGGCGATTAAGAATTGGCTCGATTTTACGGTGTCTCAAACATTACAAGAATTTTAATACCATAACAAAAGAATAAGAATGGATGTTTAATTTGATCCCCCGATTGCCCACATCAAAGAATTCGCCCGGTTTTACGATATGCCAACGTTGTCTCTTTGATAGA
The DNA window shown above is from Arachis ipaensis cultivar K30076 chromosome B08, Araip1.1, whole genome shotgun sequence and carries:
- the LOC107614471 gene encoding uncharacterized protein LOC107614471, with product MLPLKLVRSLVFGETINHHPHLMHSHAHSEQENEEEEDGRRRNRRRRIRARRRRSKTAALLFLPTREIVTDTYRLAAIARTLGMDLFPTPSLSHIIFSNSTPFSSSLSPHSTPSSSLPSTATTATTTTTCSFSCSSSSWPLQDDAVPIPFPSLTPAPLTHLRYFVNLAAPFFKLVFFDGGAIAGDGGGGGGGRNWDCCSLSMYSRVTGERVDDMEGFCRILAGKGWTFFRTQKRPPNAAADRGFSGGGGGSCEVYLFRKVDMNRVRVGRVGGGGGGADGACRVRELRLPHLDFGNAPLRILQYILLMTDDIFCLA
- the LOC107611917 gene encoding aldehyde dehydrogenase family 3 member I1, chloroplastic-like, yielding MEEAKEKGVFNEDKASLVVKELRKSFDSGKTRSYKWRISQLEAMAKMIEENEKDIIEAVDKDLSKPQLEAYIAEVSQTKSSCSEAIKALHQWMKPTKVKTAITTYPSSAEIVSEPLGVVLIISTWNFPFMLSLEPVIGAIAAGNAVVLKPSEVAPASSALLADMLTKYLDNSAVRVIEGGAPQTTALLEQKWDKILYTGNARVGRIVMAAATKHLTPVILELGGKCPALVDSNLNLQVAARRLIAGKWACNNGQACISVDYIITLKHFAPTLINALKEELEQFFGKDPMKSKDMSRIVSSSHFSRLLKLLNDDKISDKIVLEGQKDEDQLKIAPTIILDAPDDSLVMQEEIFGPIMPIITVDKIEDGFDIIKSKPKPLAAYLFTNNEDLKKSFVENISSGGMLINDTVLQVVTPGLPFGGVGESGMGCYHGKFSFDEFSHKKGVLYRSFKGDSSMRYPPYTPKKQSLMKALINGNIFHMILILIGCSKL
- the LOC107611738 gene encoding uncharacterized protein LOC107611738, which translates into the protein MLYKPSRAKALSMKNNVHTSFSDLSSTLEELYVWEKKLSGAIMVRHCLFSVVEKLRIQYERQYKKLKDLDGRGSEFDKIDDTLSSVKLLNSEIDVAISSIDLISRNIDGLRDNKLLPELKKLIEGRLWKIMSDCHHKQFQAISMAKSHVHILDSGGKKKPSSKATLRLERIALNWSMCFSNFINTQKTLVKNLNDWLRKHIIQEEIENSENGVDPIFNLCNDWCHEIHKISETIVSEAISTFASNLHQLYEKQNEEQLLKVKVQHFLRDYKHMLKYYCDKNGIKSKQCSCFYKMKSSEDFMEVPLLRESDEKLAASRVRLVEEKKRHQEAIKHVNDLASSCFQPGLFTIFEALETFCLENLKIYEQLKLRN